The uncultured Subdoligranulum sp. genomic sequence AGTCCAGCGACTTGCTGCGGATGGAGACGCCGTCCGTCTGGCCGATCATCCAGGACATGCCGTTCATGACGAAGTCCAGGTTGGCGCCGGAGGAGTAGGAGTTGTACAGATCGTCCAGCAGATAGTCACTGGCCGCCCAGAAGATCCGGCCGCCCGAGGCGTCCTCGACGGAGACTGCCAGCGTGAAGGGACCGTCGGTGTCGCCGTCCTCCTTGTCGTAGGTGGTCATGGCGTAGCCCGCCGCCTTGGAGAAGGCATCCGACGAGGTCTTGAGCAGCGGCGTCACGGTGGCGCCGCTGGAGGCTTCGCCCACCGTCAGGCCCTGGGCGATGGGCACGATCACATGGTAGTCGCCCTCGGTGAGGGGATCGGTGATGTCGGAGGATTCAATTTCCGGCATCAGCACGTAGGGCGCCGCGAAGGCGTAGTAGTCCCGGTTGGGGTCCACCACCACGCCGTCGGTGGCGGTGACGCCGTAGTCGGAAAGCAGCGCCTGCAGGTTGGGCAGGTCGGCGTCCTTCTGCGGGCCGGAGAGCACCATCAGCTTGCCGCCGTTCTGCACGTAGTCCCGCAGCATGGTGAGCTCCTCGTCGGAGATATCACTGGTGGGGGCGTTGATGAGCAGCAGGTCACAGTCGTCGGGGATGGCGTCCACGTTGAGCAGCGAGAAGTCCGACACCGTCTCGTAGTTGCTGCGGGTCAGCTCGTCGGACAACGTGTCCGAGGGGGCAGATTCGCCGTGGCCGCTGAGCAGGTAGACCTGGGGCAGGTCGGTGCTGATCACATAGTCGATGGCCGAGGTGATCTGACCCTCGCCGTCAAAGGACTGGGACACCGAACCGCCGCTGTAGTAGTCGCCGGCCTCCACCTGGTAGATCTGGTCGTAGCCGATGTAGCGGTTCTTGTCGCCGGATTCCACCACCAGCGAGTTGTTGGCCACCGTCTCGTCGGTGTACTGCTGGGCGAAGGTGGGATAGACATCGGGGTCCTTCTTCTCCACATGGATGTGGTCGGAGAGTTCGGCGTACCGGTCCAGCAGCTTTTCGGTGACGGTATCCTCCTTGCCGGCCTGGCAGATCCAGTAGATGGTCACGTCCTGCTGCAGGTTGGTGACCACCACCTTGGTGTCGGAGGTGAGGGAGTAGAGCTGGGCGGCCGAGATATCAAACTGGGTCCAGCTGGTGGGCAGCTTGGAGGCCAGCACGTTCACCGCGATGAGGATAGCCAGCACCACCAGGCTCATCACGAAGCTGTAGCCGCCCACCCGGGCCGTGCGGGTGGTCAGCGCCTGCCGGTTGCGGGCCAGGGCGGCCCGCCATTTGGTTTGTAAGCTGTTTTTCATCCGTTATACCTCTTTTTCTCCCAGGATTGTACGCAGAGGAACAGAAAGAACACCGCCACGCTGGCGTAGTAGACGATGGCGGTCACGTCGAAGACGCCGTTGACGAAGGTGTAGAACCGCTCAAACAGAGACAGTTTGTTCATCAGGTCGGGCAGCAGCGTTTCCAGGGAATCGGGGCTGACCAGCCAGGTGATGCCCACCGCCGCCACGCAGAGCACCAGAATGATGAGCCCCGCCGCATCGGACCGGGTGAGCTTGCGCACGATGAGGGCCAGCAGCGCCGACAGCACCAGCAGCGCCGCCACGTTGAAGGCGGTGGAGGAGATGTAGTCGGCAAGGTTCGCGCTGTAGTAGCAGAACAGCATGACCACCACACAGATGCCGGCGGCCATGCCCTGGGATTCGGTGAGGGAGGAGATGAACATGCCGATGGCGATGAGGGCGAGCCCCAGACAGATGAAAGCGAACAGCGCGCCGTAGGAGGTGGGCAGGTAGACATCGCCGTAGAGCGAGAAGATGAAGGGATAGATGCAGGCCACGATCATGGGCGCCACAAAGACGACGGCCATGGCAAAGTACTTGCCCAGCACGATGTCCACCCCGGTGATGGGCAAAAGGGACAGCAGCTGGTCGGTCTTCTGCTTTTTCTCCTCGGCCAGCACCCGCATGGTCAGGATGGGCACCAGCGCCACAAAGCCGATGCAGAAGGTGCCCAGGGCATACTCAAAGTTGGCCACGGCCCGGTTGATGTTGTACATCATGGCGCCGATGCCGATGAATTCCAGCAAAAACGCCCCGAACACATAGGCCAGCAGCCCGTGATAGTAGAGGCTCAGTTCATGTTTAAACACTGCTTTCATGGGCTGTCGCCTCCTTTCCGGACGGTTCGTCCTCGGTCAGTTCAATGAAGATGTTTTCAAGATCCGCCTTGATGGGGGTCATCTGGAGCAGCGCGCAGCCCGCCCCCGCAAAGGCGAAGAAGACCGCGCGGCAGGCAGCCGCCGGGTCGCCGGCCAGCGTCAGGGTGGCCTGGCAGACCGCCGGGGCCTCGGGTTCTGCGGCCAGCGCGGCGCCGGGCAGTTCCGCGGGAGCCGCCAGGGTGGTCTCGCCGTCCTCCGGCGGGATTTCGGCGGAGGGCTCGGCGTTTTCGGCGAGAGCCGCTTCGGGTTCCGCCGGGGTCTCGGGTTCCGCGGCGGGCGCGGCGGGCAGCGCGGGCTGGGGCACCGCGTCCACCGTGTAGGAGGCCACCGCTTTGGTGCCGTCCAGGATGGAGCGGAGCTGCTCCTCGCCGCATTCCGCCGTAATGGTCAGGCGGTTGTTCTCGGCCAGGCGGCGCTCCAGGTTCTGGGGCGTGTCAAAGGCCACCAGCTTGCCGTGGGCGATGATCAGCACGCTCTCGCAGATGGCCTGCACCTCGCTGAGGATGTGGGAACTCAGAATGACGGTATGCTTTTGCCCCAGCTGCCGAATCAGGTCGCGGATCTCGATGATCTGCAAGGGATCCAGGCCCACCGTGGGCTCGTCCAGGATGATGTACCGCGGATTGCCCAGCAGCGCCTGGGCAATGCCCACACGCTGCCGGTAGCCCTTGGACAGGTTGCGGATCAGCCGCTCCTGCATCTGGGTCAGGCCGGCCTCCCCGATGACCCGGTCTACCTCGCCGGGGATCTCCTTGCCCGCAATGCCCTTGGCCTCCGCCACAAAGCGCAGATACTCCCGGGGCGTCTCGTCGGTGTAGAGCGGCGGGATCTCCGGCAGGTAGCCGATGCACTGCTTGGCCTGCCGCGCCTGCTCGAAGATGTCGTACCCGTCGATCTTCACCTCACCGGACGTGGCCGCCAGGCACCCCGTCATGATGTTCATCGTCGTGGATTTGCCGGCACCGTTGGGACCCAGAAAGCCGTAGATATGGCCCTCCCCGATGGTGAAGGAAATGTCGTCCACCGCCGTGAAGTCGCCGTACCGTTTGGTCAGGTGTTCCACCGTTATCATAGAAAAATGTCTCCCCCTTTACACGGTTTTATCGTTATTGTAGGCTCCAATCGTAACAAAGTGCTGAAAATATTGTGTCAACTTTGTGGAAACTGCCCTGTTTTTGCGCCGGAATCCGCCCTTTTGGCCCCAAAACGCCCCCGGACAGCCCTTTGCCGCCCGCCGGAGGGCGACAACCGGGGTTGACAGGCTTGTGTACTATGGGTATAATACACTCAAACGACACGGAAAGGCAGGTGATCCCATGGTCAGTTTCAGCGGGCTGCGGTTCCACGACCGCGCGCCCGTCTATCAGCAGATCGCGGAGTACCTCAAACGGCAGATCCTGCTGGGCACCGTCCAGGACGGCGACCCCATGCCCAGCCGCCGGGAGCTGGCGGCCCAGACCGGCATCAACCCCAACACCGCACAGAAGGCCTACCGCCTGATGACCGAGGAGGGCTACCTCTACACCGACGGCAACAACGGCAGCGTGGTGCGGCTGACGCCGGCGCTGCGGGGGGCCATCGAGGAGGAGCTGACCCGGGGGCTGGTGCAGCGGTTTGTGGACGAGGCCAAGGAAAACCAGCTCAGCTACAAGAAGGTGATCGCCCTGGTGAGCGAGCTGTGGGGCGACGAATGATTTTTTTGCGGCATGTGTATTAGTCAAGTAATACGCTTGCCGGACAACGAGAAAAGGAGTATTGGGTATGAGACAGATTCTTTCGCTGGCCGGGTGGAACTGGCGGCTGGCCCGCCGGGCCTACGGCATCCTGTGTGCCGCCTTTGCGGCGGAACAGCTGGCCGTGCTGCTGTGGCAGGCCTCCCGGCCCCAGATGCTGGGCATGGGGCTGGCCGCCTGCTATGAGGAAGGCATGCAGCTCTGGGTGTTCCTGCTGGTCTTTCTGCTGGCGGGGCTGCTGGCCGGGCCCGCCGTCAACGACTGGAAGCGCTCCAAGTGCAGCTACACCTGGCTGACGCTGCCCATGCCCCCCGCCGCCCGGCTGGCCGCCCAGGTGCTCACCGCCGCTGTGCTGCAGCTGGGGGTGGCGGCACTGCAGGTAGTGCTCTACATTATTTACTTTTTCCCGGTGCAGGCTATGGATTCCGCCCGGTCTCTCGAAAAACTGGGCGCCGCCATGCCCGCCCAGAGCCTTTACGAGCAGGTGCTGCTCAGCGATTCCATCTACTGGCTGCTGCCCCGGAATCCCTTGCAGCTGGCCCTGCTGGTGGTGACGCTGCTGGCCGCCGCCCTGCTGCTGACCTGCGTGCGGCTCCACCGGGGCTGGCGCCGGGGTGCGGCGGTGGTTATCGGGGCGGTGTGCGGCGTATGCTGCCTGACGCTGCTGCGGAGCGAACAGTATTACATCCAGTTCGGCTTCAACGAAAGCCTGGGCCGGGATCTCTCCCGGACCGTCCCGGTGCTGGTGGTGCTGGTGGTGTTCAGCCTGTGGTGGGCGCTGCGGGCCATCCGCCGCGCCGAACCGGCCTGAAAGGAGGGGTCTGTATGCCCAAAACCAACCGATTCCGCCGCACCTTTCTCGCCCTGGGCGCGCTGGCCCTGGCCCTGCTGGCGGCCGGCACGATCTGGCTGCGGCTGGGCTGGCGGGCCGTGGACGTGACGCTGGAGGACCTGGCCGGGGACCCCGCCGCCCTGCGGGGATTCACCCTGAACGGCCGGATCAACTGGAACCATCTGACGGACAGCCTGCAT encodes the following:
- a CDS encoding ABC transporter permease → MKAVFKHELSLYYHGLLAYVFGAFLLEFIGIGAMMYNINRAVANFEYALGTFCIGFVALVPILTMRVLAEEKKQKTDQLLSLLPITGVDIVLGKYFAMAVVFVAPMIVACIYPFIFSLYGDVYLPTSYGALFAFICLGLALIAIGMFISSLTESQGMAAGICVVVMLFCYYSANLADYISSTAFNVAALLVLSALLALIVRKLTRSDAAGLIILVLCVAAVGITWLVSPDSLETLLPDLMNKLSLFERFYTFVNGVFDVTAIVYYASVAVFFLFLCVQSWEKKRYNG
- a CDS encoding GldG family protein, whose translation is MKNSLQTKWRAALARNRQALTTRTARVGGYSFVMSLVVLAILIAVNVLASKLPTSWTQFDISAAQLYSLTSDTKVVVTNLQQDVTIYWICQAGKEDTVTEKLLDRYAELSDHIHVEKKDPDVYPTFAQQYTDETVANNSLVVESGDKNRYIGYDQIYQVEAGDYYSGGSVSQSFDGEGQITSAIDYVISTDLPQVYLLSGHGESAPSDTLSDELTRSNYETVSDFSLLNVDAIPDDCDLLLINAPTSDISDEELTMLRDYVQNGGKLMVLSGPQKDADLPNLQALLSDYGVTATDGVVVDPNRDYYAFAAPYVLMPEIESSDITDPLTEGDYHVIVPIAQGLTVGEASSGATVTPLLKTSSDAFSKAAGYAMTTYDKEDGDTDGPFTLAVSVEDASGGRIFWAASDYLLDDLYNSYSSGANLDFVMNGMSWMIGQTDGVSIRSKSLDYNYLTISSSSAAWLKVCMIGIIPVCFLLLGVDEVVRRRKKV
- a CDS encoding ABC transporter ATP-binding protein, with product MITVEHLTKRYGDFTAVDDISFTIGEGHIYGFLGPNGAGKSTTMNIMTGCLAATSGEVKIDGYDIFEQARQAKQCIGYLPEIPPLYTDETPREYLRFVAEAKGIAGKEIPGEVDRVIGEAGLTQMQERLIRNLSKGYRQRVGIAQALLGNPRYIILDEPTVGLDPLQIIEIRDLIRQLGQKHTVILSSHILSEVQAICESVLIIAHGKLVAFDTPQNLERRLAENNRLTITAECGEEQLRSILDGTKAVASYTVDAVPQPALPAAPAAEPETPAEPEAALAENAEPSAEIPPEDGETTLAAPAELPGAALAAEPEAPAVCQATLTLAGDPAAACRAVFFAFAGAGCALLQMTPIKADLENIFIELTEDEPSGKEATAHESSV
- a CDS encoding GntR family transcriptional regulator, whose translation is MVSFSGLRFHDRAPVYQQIAEYLKRQILLGTVQDGDPMPSRRELAAQTGINPNTAQKAYRLMTEEGYLYTDGNNGSVVRLTPALRGAIEEELTRGLVQRFVDEAKENQLSYKKVIALVSELWGDE